A stretch of Chionomys nivalis chromosome 2, mChiNiv1.1, whole genome shotgun sequence DNA encodes these proteins:
- the LOC130868078 gene encoding leukocyte immunoglobulin-like receptor subfamily B member 3A — translation MNPFLIVLLFLGLSPNLWNPASAGALSKPTLRAVPGNVVADGNQVTFICEGPSEVKEYRLYKVGSQDYLIPTALLEIENKAEFFFSLVQWYNAGQYWCSYTSTNGSSESSDTLELVVTGFFSSRLTLSASPSPVVNSGEHVILQCVSQEPYNMSILMKDGEKFSSPMPLQKMYSGQFRTLFSVGPVTSNQTWRFTCYGYLLSSPQLWSVSSNQLELLVSGTLRKPTIWAEPGSVITLGSHVTLWCEATLPTLIYVIYKEGSPEPWDQQNQIVSNNKAKLTISSMTELNAGRYHCYSYTSTGWTERSTTLELVVTDERHSKSLSQKSLSSNDCCSTISHRRKSMANSLDCVVPFNFLCDFF, via the exons ATGAATCCATTTCTTATAGTCCTGCTGTTTCTTG GACTGAGCCCGAACCTCTGGAACCCAGCATCAGCAG GGGCTCTCTCTAAACCTACACTGAGAGCAGTGCCAGGAAATGTGGTAGCCGATGGGAATCAGGTGACATTCATCTGTGAAGGGCCCTCAGAAGTCAAAGAATATCGTCTCTACAAAGTAGGAAGCCAAGACTACCTGATTCCAACAGCCCTTCTAGAAATTGAGAATAAGGCcgagttttttttctctttggttcaATGGTACAATGCAGGCCAATATTGGTGTTCTTATACAAGCACCAATGGCTCATCAGAAAGCAGTGACACCCTGGAGCTGGTGGTGACAG GATTTTTCTCCAGCAGACTCACTCTGTCAGCCAGTCCCAGCCCTGTGGTGAACTCAGGAGAACATGTGATCCTTCAGTGTGTGTCACAAGAGCCATATAACATGTCCATTCTAATGAAGGATGGTGAGAAGTTCTCGAGTCCCATGCCCTTACAGAAAATGTACTCTGGCCAATTTAGAACCCTGTTCTCAGTGGGTCCTGTGACCTCCAACCAGACATGGAGGTTCACATGCTATGGTTATTTGTTGAGTAGCCCTCAGCTGTGGTCGGTGTCCAGTAACCAACTTGAGCTCCTGGTATCAG GGACCCTTCGCAAGCCTACCATATGGGCTGAGCCAGGCTCTGTGATCACCTTAGGGAGTCATGTTACCCTCTGGTGTGAGGCAACCCTACCAACCCTAATCTATGTGATATATAAAGAGGGAAGCCCAGAACCTTGGGACCAACAGAACCAAATAGTCTCCAACAATAAGGCAAAACTCACCATTTCATCTATGACAGAATTGAATGCAGGGAGATATCACTGCTACTCTTACACCTCTACTGGATGGACAGAACGCAGTACCACCTTAGAGCTGGTGGTGACAGATGAGAGACACTCAAAATCCTTGTCCCAGAAGTCACTCTCAAGTAATGACTGCTGTAGCACTATCTCCCATAGAAGGAAATCCATGGCCAACAGTTTAGACTGTGTGGTCCCCTTTAATtttctatgtgatttcttttag
- the LOC130870473 gene encoding leukocyte immunoglobulin-like receptor subfamily B member 3A encodes MSVTLSCTSNHSYNWFILTKNNQKFSRSQRSQKNQTGLFFAKFQVTPTAFSPRWRFRCYGYYTSNSQVWSEGSDLLELLISGKLKKPTLRAEPGSVIASGNNVTILCEGTEGKQPMYFLYKEGSPAPWDSQTPKDPGNKAMFSIAFVEQHHAGKYRCYSYNSSGWSERSDMLELGVTGVYPSKVTLSAVPSPVVTSGGYVTLQCVSQQEYNSFILVKDNEKFSRPVSSRDIYPKLSEAHFRVGPVTHNQRWRFTCYGYYWSSPQLWSVPSNDLELLVSGTLHKPTIWALPGSVITSESPVTIWCEGTLESLMYMIHKEGSPEPSYTQTQIDHNNKAQFSIPSVTRLNAGQYNCYSYNSAGWTERSDTVELVVTGVHHGKPTLSALSSPVVTPGGNVTLKCVSSKGYDWFILTGADPNFSRSQKAQFRRTGQSLALFPEITVESSKSGPFRCYGYYTNTPHLWSEASDPLEIHVLVSQLQDHTVENIIRMGISGLIFTVIGILLFEACPSQKRP; translated from the exons ATGTCTGTGACCCTCTCTTGTACCTCAAATCATTCATACAACTGGTTCATTTTAACTAAGAATAATCAGAAGTTCTCGCGTAGTCAGCGTtcacaaaaaaaccaaactggtTTGTTCTTTGCCAAGTTCCAAGTGACACCAACGGCTTTCAGCCCAAGGTGGAGGTTCAGATGCTATGGCTATTACACAAGTAATTCTCAGGTGTGGTCAGAAGGGAGTGACCTTTTGGAACTTCTGATCTCAG GAAAACTTAAGAAACCCACTTTGAGGGCTGAGCCAGGATCTGTGATTGCCTCAGGAAATAATGTGACGATCTTATGTGAGGGGACCGAGGGAAAGCAACCAATGTATTTCCTCTATAAAGAAGGAAGCCCAGCACCATGGGACAGTCAAACCCCAAAAGATCCTGGTAACAAAGCCATGTTCTCAATAGCATTTGTGGAACAGCATCATGCAGGAAAATATCGCTGTTACTCTTACAACTCTTCAGGGTGGTCAGAACGCAGTGACATGTTGGAGCTGGGGGTGACAG GTGTCTATCCTAGCAAAGTCACCCTGTCAGCTGTGCCGAGCCCTGTGGTGACCTCAGGAGGGTATGTGACTCTTCAGTGTGTCTCACAACAGGAATATAACAGCTTCATTCTTGTGAAGGATAATGAGAAGTTCTCCAGGCCTGTGTCCTCACGTGATATATACCCTAAGCTATCAGAAGCTCATTTTAGAGTTGGTCCTGTGACTCACAACCAGAGGTGGAGATTTACATGCTATGGCTATTACTGGAGTAGCCCCCAGCTGTGGTCAGTTCCTAGTAATGACCTAGAGCTCCTGGTCTCAG GGACCCTTCACAAACCCACTATCTGGGCTCTTCCAGGCTCTGTGATCACCTCAGAGAGTCCTGTTACCATCTGGTGTGAGGGCACCCTAGAAAGCCTTATGTACATGATACATAAAGAAGGAAGCCCAGAACCCAGTTACACACAAACCCAAATAGACCACAACAATAAGGCACAATTCTCCATCCCATCTGTGACAAGACTGAATGCAGGGCAGTACAACTGTTACTCATACAACTCTGCTGGCTGGACAGAGCGCAGTGATACCGTGGAGCTGGTGGTTACAG GTGTTCACCATGGTAAACCTACTCTGTCAGCTTTGTCCAGCCCTGTGGTGACCCCAGGTGGGAACGTGACCCTTAAGTGTGTCTCATCTAAAGGATATGATTGGTTCATTTTGACTGGGGCAGATCCAAATTTCTCCAGGTCCCAAAAGGCACAGTTTAGACGCACTGGACAGTCCCTAGCTTTGTTTCCTGAGATCACTGTGGAATCCAGCAAGAGTGGGCCCTTCAGATGTTATGGATACTATACAAATACCCCGCATTTGTGGTCAGAGGCCAGTGACCCTTTGGAGATACATGTCTTAG TCTCACAGCTTCAAGATCACACAGTGGAGAACATCATTCGGATGGGCATTTCCGGTTTGATTTTCACAGTAATTGGGATTTTGCTGTTTGAGGCTTGCCCCAGCCAGAAAAGACCTTGA